A section of the Bacillus pumilus genome encodes:
- a CDS encoding uberolysin/carnocyclin family circular bacteriocin, which produces MTKATDSKFYALLSLSLLAVTLVALVIGNGSLIAANLGVSTATAATVVNFLDTWSSVATVITIVGVFTGVGTISSGVAATILAILKKQGKAKAAAF; this is translated from the coding sequence ATGACGAAAGCAACAGATTCTAAGTTTTATGCTTTATTATCGCTATCACTTCTTGCGGTAACATTAGTAGCTTTAGTGATTGGTAATGGTTCTTTGATTGCAGCAAATCTAGGTGTTAGTACTGCAACTGCGGCAACAGTAGTTAATTTCTTAGATACTTGGTCCTCAGTAGCGACAGTCATTACAATCGTTGGTGTTTTCACTGGCGTAGGCACAATTAGTTCAGGTGTAGCTGCTACTATTTTGGCTATCCTTAAGAAACAAGGAAAAGCAAAAGCTGCTGCTTTTTAA
- the pyrG gene encoding glutamine hydrolyzing CTP synthase, with the protein MTKYIFVTGGVVSSLGKGITAASLGRLLKNRGMDVTIQKFDPYINVDPGTMSPYQHGEVFVTDDGAETDLDLGHYERFIDINLNKYSNVTTGKIYSTVLKKERRGDYLGGTVQVIPHITNEIKDRVYRAGKETGADVVITEIGGTVGDIESLPFLEAIRQMKSDIGRENVMYIHCTLVPYIRAAGELKTKPTQHSVKELRSLGIQPNVIVVRTEMPMTQDMKDKIALFCDIDTKAVIECQDADTLYSIPLDLQKQGLDKLVCEHMKLDCQDADMTEWTALVDKVQNLSKQVTIGLVGKYVELQDAYISVVESLRHAGYAFDADVQIKWINAEEVTAENMADFAQDVDGIIVPGGFGDRGVEGKIIATQYARENKVPFFGICLGMQVASIEYARNVLGLEGAHSAEIDPETAFPIIDLLPEQKDVDDLGGTLRLGLYPCKLNEDSKAFAAYNDEVVYERHRHRYEFNNEFRQQMEAAGFVFSGTSPDGRLVEIIELKDHPWFLASQFHPEFVSRPTRPQPLFRDFVGASLQASESK; encoded by the coding sequence ATGACAAAGTATATTTTTGTAACAGGAGGAGTTGTTTCCTCACTTGGAAAAGGGATCACGGCTGCCTCGTTAGGCCGCCTTCTGAAAAATAGAGGGATGGATGTCACCATTCAAAAATTCGATCCATATATCAACGTAGACCCAGGGACGATGAGTCCATATCAACACGGTGAGGTTTTCGTCACAGATGACGGTGCTGAAACAGACCTTGACTTAGGTCACTATGAGCGCTTCATTGATATTAATTTAAATAAGTACAGCAACGTCACAACTGGTAAAATATACTCTACTGTTCTGAAGAAAGAGCGCCGAGGCGACTATTTAGGCGGAACGGTACAGGTTATTCCCCATATTACAAATGAAATCAAAGACCGCGTGTACCGTGCCGGAAAAGAAACAGGTGCAGATGTGGTCATCACAGAAATCGGCGGAACAGTTGGAGACATCGAATCCCTTCCTTTCCTAGAAGCGATTCGACAAATGAAGAGTGACATTGGCCGTGAAAACGTCATGTACATTCATTGTACCCTTGTTCCTTACATCCGAGCAGCAGGCGAGCTGAAAACAAAACCAACACAGCATAGTGTAAAAGAACTTCGCAGCCTTGGGATTCAGCCAAACGTGATTGTGGTCAGAACTGAAATGCCAATGACCCAAGACATGAAGGACAAAATTGCGTTATTCTGTGATATAGATACAAAAGCTGTTATCGAATGCCAAGATGCAGACACGCTATACTCTATTCCGCTTGATTTACAAAAACAAGGATTAGACAAGCTTGTATGCGAACATATGAAACTTGATTGCCAAGATGCAGACATGACGGAGTGGACAGCGCTAGTTGATAAAGTGCAAAACCTCTCAAAACAAGTCACAATTGGTCTAGTAGGGAAATATGTTGAACTGCAAGATGCATACATTTCTGTCGTTGAATCACTTCGCCATGCTGGTTATGCATTTGATGCAGACGTTCAAATCAAATGGATCAATGCCGAAGAAGTGACAGCAGAAAATATGGCTGATTTCGCACAAGATGTAGACGGCATCATCGTTCCTGGAGGCTTCGGAGACCGCGGAGTGGAAGGGAAAATCATTGCGACACAATATGCCCGTGAAAACAAAGTGCCTTTCTTCGGAATTTGCTTAGGAATGCAAGTTGCGTCGATTGAATATGCACGAAACGTACTAGGCCTTGAAGGAGCTCATTCAGCGGAAATTGATCCTGAAACAGCATTCCCAATCATTGACCTTCTTCCAGAACAGAAGGATGTAGATGATCTAGGCGGAACACTTCGTCTTGGTCTATATCCATGTAAATTAAATGAAGACTCCAAAGCATTTGCAGCATACAACGATGAAGTGGTCTACGAACGCCACCGCCATCGCTATGAGTTCAATAACGAATTCAGACAGCAAATGGAAGCTGCAGGATTTGTCTTCTCTGGTACAAGCCCAGACGGACGTCTTGTTGAAATTATCGAGCTGAAGGATCACCCTTGGTTCCTTGCTTCTCAATTCCACCCAGAATTCGTCTCAAGACCGACAAGACCTCAGCCATTATTTAGAGATTTCGTTGGTGCTTCACTGCAAGCATCTGAATCAAAATAA
- the rpoE gene encoding DNA-directed RNA polymerase subunit delta, whose protein sequence is MSLKEYSQEQLKHMSLVELAYEIFRDSKTPITFSELIDEMVRLQGIQKSDLDDRLAQFYTDLNIDGRFISLGDQRWGLRSWYPVDQIEEEVQPAVKTKAKKKKTKAAVVEEDFDEIEEEEEIEELEEDLDLVEDDDDLDLDDDEEIEEEIEDFDEDDDEDDDGLTEIDEDDLDDNEEEK, encoded by the coding sequence TTGAGTTTGAAAGAATACTCACAGGAGCAGCTCAAGCACATGTCTTTAGTTGAACTTGCTTATGAAATTTTCAGAGACAGCAAAACACCGATTACGTTTTCCGAGTTAATAGATGAAATGGTCCGTTTACAAGGAATTCAAAAATCTGATCTTGATGATCGCCTTGCTCAATTTTATACAGACTTAAATATAGATGGCCGCTTTATTTCGTTAGGTGATCAGAGATGGGGACTTCGCAGCTGGTATCCAGTTGATCAAATCGAAGAAGAAGTTCAGCCAGCTGTGAAAACAAAAGCGAAAAAGAAAAAAACAAAAGCAGCTGTCGTTGAAGAAGACTTCGATGAAATTGAAGAGGAAGAGGAAATCGAAGAGCTTGAAGAAGACCTTGATCTTGTTGAAGACGACGATGATCTCGACCTAGACGATGATGAGGAAATCGAGGAAGAGATAGAAGACTTCGACGAAGATGATGACGAAGATGATGACGGCTTAACAGAAATTGACGAAGACGATTTAGACGATAATGAGGAAGAGAAATAA
- a CDS encoding 3-hydroxybutyryl-CoA dehydrogenase: MSTEETVMVVGAGQMGSGIAQVFAQSGYTVLLHDASEKQIHRAISSMTKQLTKRAEKGKLAHQAVRDITQRLAVSTDLTDVQQAHLVIEAASEQMSVKKQIFETLDQFAEAKTIFATNTSSLSITELAAVTGRPEQVIGMHFMNPVPVMKLVEVIRALQTSDDTYQLVCETAKALNKTPIEVEDFPGFVSNRILMPMINEAIYTLYEGVADAESIDGVMTLGMNHPMGPLRLADFIGLDTCLFIMNTLHEGLGDSKYRPCPLLKKYVNAGWLGKKTKKGFYTYHDHS; this comes from the coding sequence ATGAGTACAGAAGAAACCGTCATGGTCGTTGGAGCTGGACAAATGGGATCAGGCATTGCCCAAGTCTTTGCACAGTCTGGCTACACAGTCCTGCTGCATGATGCATCTGAAAAGCAGATTCATCGAGCCATTTCCTCCATGACCAAACAACTGACGAAACGAGCAGAAAAAGGAAAGCTAGCCCATCAGGCAGTCCGAGATATTACACAGCGGCTTGCCGTATCAACAGATTTAACGGACGTGCAGCAAGCTCACTTAGTGATTGAAGCTGCATCTGAACAAATGAGTGTGAAAAAACAAATCTTTGAAACACTTGATCAATTTGCAGAGGCGAAGACGATATTTGCAACAAACACATCTTCCTTGTCGATCACAGAATTAGCAGCTGTTACAGGAAGACCGGAGCAAGTGATTGGCATGCACTTTATGAATCCTGTCCCTGTCATGAAACTCGTTGAGGTCATTCGAGCGCTGCAAACGAGTGACGACACGTATCAACTCGTTTGTGAAACAGCAAAGGCATTAAACAAAACTCCAATTGAAGTGGAAGACTTCCCAGGGTTTGTATCAAATCGTATATTGATGCCAATGATCAATGAAGCCATCTATACCCTTTATGAAGGCGTGGCAGATGCAGAAAGCATTGACGGTGTTATGACGCTTGGAATGAATCACCCAATGGGACCGCTTCGTCTCGCTGATTTCATCGGACTAGATACATGTTTATTTATTATGAATACCCTTCATGAAGGACTTGGGGATAGCAAGTATCGACCTTGTCCTCTTTTGAAAAAATACGTGAATGCAGGCTGGCTGGGCAAAAAGACAAAGAAAGGTTTTTACACATACCACGACCACTCATAG
- the fsa gene encoding fructose-6-phosphate aldolase, translated as MLFFVDTANIADIKEAHELGILAGVTTNPSLVAKEKDVSFHDRLREITDVVSGSVSAEVISLKAEEMIEEGKELAAIAPNITVKIPMTTDGLKAVKALTDLGIKTNVTLIFSANQALLAARAGATYVSPFLGRLDDIGQNGLDLISEVKTIFDVHGLDTQIIAASIRHPQHVTEAALRGAHIGTMPLKVIKQLTKHPLTDAGIEQFLADWNK; from the coding sequence ATGTTATTTTTCGTAGATACAGCGAATATCGCAGACATCAAAGAGGCGCACGAGCTTGGCATTTTAGCAGGCGTCACAACAAACCCTAGTTTAGTAGCGAAAGAAAAGGACGTATCATTCCACGACCGTCTTCGCGAAATCACTGACGTAGTATCAGGTTCTGTCAGTGCAGAAGTTATTTCCCTCAAAGCAGAAGAAATGATTGAAGAAGGAAAAGAGCTTGCTGCCATTGCACCAAATATCACGGTGAAAATCCCAATGACAACAGATGGTCTTAAAGCTGTCAAAGCGTTAACAGACCTTGGAATTAAAACAAACGTCACTTTGATTTTTAGTGCAAACCAAGCATTGCTTGCAGCTAGAGCTGGTGCGACGTATGTCTCTCCATTCCTCGGCCGCTTAGATGACATTGGCCAAAATGGTCTCGATCTCATCAGTGAAGTGAAAACCATTTTTGATGTTCATGGTTTAGATACACAAATCATTGCTGCATCCATTCGTCATCCGCAGCACGTGACAGAAGCTGCGCTTAGAGGTGCTCATATCGGCACAATGCCGCTGAAAGTCATCAAGCAGCTGACGAAACACCCATTAACGGATGCGGGCATTGAGCAATTTTTAGCAGACTGGAATAAATAA
- a CDS encoding acyl-CoA dehydrogenase family protein — translation MDVLLTDQQRLWREQAAEFARQRVFPEVEAMEQGQFPRTLLAEMGRQGFLGIPIPSSYQGLGADFTTYIIAIHELSKVSATIGVIVSVHTSVVTMPILAFGTNEQKESYVPQLASGQKLGAFCLTEPKAGSDASSIQLRAERTEDHYVLNGTKMFITSGGEAELYLVFAVTDPASTKKNISAFIVEKGTPGFTIGKDEKKMGLHGSKTVTLHFDGVRIPKQQLLGAEGEGFHIAMSSLNAGRIGIAAQSLGIAEAALTEAVTYLKQHPAGLETTIRLGDLAAKLEAAKLLVYQAAAYKEANRPVTKEASMAKLFASKTAVEISTEAIHLLGMDGYTNRYQAQRYFRDAKVCEIYEGTSEIQRLVICKQLI, via the coding sequence ATGGATGTTTTGCTTACGGATCAACAGCGACTCTGGAGAGAACAGGCAGCAGAATTTGCAAGACAGCGTGTATTCCCGGAAGTGGAAGCCATGGAACAAGGTCAGTTCCCAAGGACACTTTTAGCTGAAATGGGACGACAAGGCTTTCTAGGGATTCCAATACCATCTTCTTATCAAGGCTTAGGAGCAGATTTTACAACGTATATCATCGCCATTCATGAATTATCTAAAGTGAGTGCGACCATCGGCGTCATTGTGTCCGTCCATACATCTGTTGTGACGATGCCTATTTTGGCTTTTGGAACGAATGAGCAAAAAGAATCCTATGTTCCGCAGCTTGCATCCGGGCAGAAACTGGGCGCTTTTTGCCTGACTGAACCGAAGGCAGGCTCAGATGCCTCTAGTATTCAGTTAAGGGCAGAGCGGACAGAAGACCATTATGTGTTAAATGGTACAAAAATGTTTATCACAAGCGGCGGGGAAGCAGAACTGTATCTTGTCTTTGCCGTGACAGATCCTGCTTCTACGAAAAAAAATATATCGGCATTCATTGTTGAGAAAGGTACACCAGGATTTACGATCGGAAAAGATGAGAAAAAGATGGGACTGCATGGATCAAAAACGGTCACGCTTCATTTTGATGGTGTGCGGATTCCAAAACAACAGCTGCTCGGAGCAGAAGGAGAGGGCTTTCACATCGCCATGTCTAGTTTAAATGCGGGAAGAATCGGTATCGCGGCTCAAAGCCTTGGGATAGCTGAAGCTGCTTTAACGGAAGCAGTGACGTATTTAAAGCAGCACCCAGCAGGTCTAGAAACGACCATTCGGCTAGGGGATTTGGCGGCGAAGCTTGAAGCTGCCAAGCTATTAGTCTATCAAGCGGCTGCTTATAAAGAGGCAAATCGTCCGGTGACAAAGGAAGCATCCATGGCAAAGCTATTTGCGTCAAAAACGGCGGTTGAGATCAGTACAGAAGCGATCCATTTACTCGGCATGGACGGTTATACGAATCGCTATCAAGCACAACGTTACTTTCGTGATGCGAAAGTTTGTGAAATCTATGAAGGAACAAGTGAAATTCAAAGGCTGGTCATTTGTAAACAGCTAATATGA
- a CDS encoding UDP-N-acetylglucosamine 1-carboxyvinyltransferase, which yields MEKLNIAGGDPLRGTVHISGAKNSAVALIPATILADSPVTIEGLPHISDIDTLRDLLEEIGGKVTFEKGEMVVNPASMISMPLPNGKVKKLRASYYLMGAMLGRFKQAVIGLPGGCHLGPRPIDQHIKGFEALGAEVTNEQGAIYLRAEKLVGARIYLDVVSVGATINIMLAAVLAEGKTLIENAAKEPEIIDVATLLASMGAKIKGAGTDVIRIEGVGSLHGCKHSIIPDRIEAGTFLIAGAAMGDEVVLDNVIPTHLESITAKLREMGFTIETSNDQMLIVGRNEGLKPVDIKTLVYPGFPTDLQQPMTALLTKAKGTSVVTDTIYSARFKHIDELRRMGANMKVEGRSAIITGQTQLQGAKVKASDLRAGACLVVAGLMADGVTEITGLEHIDRGYSLLEKKLEGLGATIWREKLSDQEIEELQNS from the coding sequence ATGGAAAAGTTAAACATTGCCGGCGGTGACCCCTTACGCGGGACCGTACATATTAGTGGTGCGAAAAATAGTGCAGTGGCACTGATTCCTGCCACGATTCTCGCTGATTCTCCAGTAACGATTGAGGGCCTTCCGCATATTTCAGATATTGACACATTACGAGATCTGTTAGAAGAGATTGGCGGAAAGGTCACATTTGAAAAAGGCGAAATGGTCGTCAATCCTGCTTCCATGATCAGTATGCCGCTTCCTAATGGAAAAGTGAAGAAACTGCGTGCGTCTTATTATTTAATGGGCGCTATGCTGGGAAGATTCAAGCAGGCTGTCATTGGGCTGCCAGGAGGATGCCACTTAGGACCTAGGCCGATTGATCAGCATATCAAAGGGTTTGAAGCACTCGGAGCCGAGGTGACAAACGAGCAGGGTGCGATTTATTTGCGCGCTGAAAAATTAGTTGGAGCCCGTATTTACCTTGATGTGGTCAGTGTAGGTGCGACCATCAATATCATGCTGGCAGCTGTACTGGCTGAAGGAAAAACGTTAATTGAAAATGCCGCAAAAGAACCCGAAATTATTGATGTAGCCACATTGCTTGCGAGCATGGGAGCCAAAATCAAAGGTGCGGGTACTGATGTGATTCGAATCGAAGGTGTAGGATCTCTTCATGGCTGTAAGCATTCCATCATCCCTGATCGTATAGAAGCAGGCACTTTTTTAATTGCCGGTGCTGCGATGGGAGATGAAGTTGTACTTGATAATGTGATCCCAACTCATTTAGAATCAATTACGGCGAAACTTAGAGAGATGGGGTTCACCATTGAAACAAGCAACGATCAAATGCTGATCGTTGGCAGAAACGAAGGACTCAAGCCTGTCGATATTAAAACCCTTGTGTATCCGGGCTTTCCAACGGACCTTCAGCAGCCGATGACGGCGCTGTTAACAAAGGCGAAAGGCACGAGTGTGGTCACAGATACGATCTACTCAGCCCGCTTTAAGCATATTGACGAATTGCGTCGAATGGGTGCAAACATGAAGGTCGAAGGAAGATCTGCCATTATTACTGGACAAACGCAGCTTCAAGGAGCAAAGGTGAAGGCAAGTGACCTACGTGCAGGTGCTTGTCTCGTGGTTGCAGGGTTAATGGCAGACGGTGTGACCGAAATCACAGGGCTTGAACATATAGACAGAGGATATAGTTTGCTTGAGAAGAAGCTTGAAGGCTTGGGTGCAACCATCTGGCGTGAAAAGCTGAGTGACCAAGAAATAGAAGAACTTCAAAATTCATAA
- a CDS encoding ATP-binding cassette domain-containing protein, protein MGLEFVECTKKFKNNTILDKVNFSIPTGLFHLVGRNGAGKSTLLKMLAGLDKRYSGDIETNKESTLYLNVDPIGIHPFTIRENLEILWNTFHIVPTEEQLGIVNDFFDGNLDGSYSRASTGMKAKVGLSLLFVKDWKTILIDETMSSLDSESIDMLSERLVNLSIKKISTIIYVSHSMVNKRLNDHSSIMSIGDGRLLWNNVQE, encoded by the coding sequence GTGGGATTAGAATTTGTAGAATGTACGAAGAAGTTCAAAAACAATACCATACTAGATAAAGTGAATTTTTCAATTCCAACAGGCCTCTTTCATTTAGTGGGACGAAATGGTGCAGGTAAAAGCACTCTCCTTAAAATGCTAGCTGGTCTAGATAAGAGATACTCTGGGGATATTGAGACAAACAAAGAATCGACTCTTTATTTAAATGTTGATCCAATTGGCATTCATCCATTTACAATTAGAGAAAACCTAGAGATTCTGTGGAATACCTTTCATATTGTACCGACTGAAGAACAATTGGGTATTGTGAATGATTTTTTTGATGGTAACCTAGATGGTTCGTATAGCAGAGCATCTACGGGTATGAAAGCGAAGGTAGGATTATCTTTATTGTTCGTAAAAGATTGGAAAACCATTCTAATTGACGAAACTATGTCATCTCTAGATTCAGAGAGTATAGATATGCTATCTGAGAGGCTAGTGAATCTTTCTATTAAAAAAATTTCCACCATCATATATGTTTCCCATAGCATGGTGAATAAACGCTTAAACGATCATTCAAGCATTATGAGTATAGGGGATGGGAGGCTATTATGGAACAACGTCCAAGAATAA
- a CDS encoding stage II sporulation protein M codes for MIHKRLKYFLWYYSIYCILLIGTGIYLGNIVNKDLFEATPPTSGQEFMSVVLQHNLTNFAMYLLGFLLSPLFQIMDFGGSSFVITMGFRTLGAQEALSKLIPHGLLEFPNMLFYQGISQYVLFTLIYTKSMKAALGVMKKMIPYYLLSLVILIIAAFIEGYDSLLFSIMINHRWFY; via the coding sequence ATGATACATAAAAGATTGAAATATTTTCTGTGGTACTACTCTATCTACTGTATTTTGCTGATAGGTACAGGGATTTATCTTGGGAATATAGTCAACAAAGATTTATTTGAAGCCACACCGCCAACATCGGGCCAGGAATTTATGTCTGTAGTCCTACAACATAACTTAACGAACTTTGCAATGTATTTACTAGGTTTCTTGTTGTCGCCTTTATTTCAAATAATGGATTTTGGAGGTTCTTCCTTCGTTATTACGATGGGTTTTAGAACACTAGGAGCACAAGAAGCTTTAAGTAAACTAATTCCTCATGGGCTATTAGAATTTCCAAATATGTTGTTTTATCAAGGAATAAGCCAGTATGTGCTTTTCACCCTCATTTATACGAAATCAATGAAAGCCGCTTTAGGTGTCATGAAAAAAATGATTCCTTATTATCTACTATCGTTAGTCATCCTAATAATCGCTGCTTTTATTGAAGGATATGATTCTTTATTATTTTCTATCATGATCAATCATAGATGGTTTTATTGA
- a CDS encoding acyl-CoA dehydrogenase yields the protein MQFQLSDEHEMIQKMVRDFAKNEVEPTAAERDETETYDPAIFRQMAELGLTGIPWPEEVGGIGSDYLAYVIAVEELSRVCASTGVTLSAHTSLASWPIYTFGTDEQKETYLKPLAEGQKVGAYALTESGSGSDAGGMRTTAVKAGSEYVLNGAKIFITNGGIADYYIVFAVTDQEAASRNTTAFIVEKETPGFSVGKKESKLGIRSSPTTEIRFEDCRIHEKNRLGQEGEGFKIAMMTLDGGRNGIAAQAVGIAQGALDAAVHYAKERKQFGKPIIQQQGIAFKLADMATAIEASRLLTYQAAWLETKGLPYGKESAMSKLFAGDTAMKVTTEAVQIFGGYGYTKDYPVERYMRDAKITQIYEGTQEIQRLVISRKLLDM from the coding sequence ATGCAGTTTCAATTAAGTGATGAACATGAAATGATTCAAAAAATGGTGAGGGATTTTGCGAAAAATGAAGTAGAGCCAACAGCAGCAGAGCGAGATGAGACAGAAACGTATGATCCAGCTATTTTTCGCCAAATGGCAGAGCTCGGTTTAACGGGGATTCCTTGGCCGGAAGAGGTTGGCGGGATCGGTAGTGATTATTTAGCCTACGTCATCGCAGTGGAGGAGCTTTCAAGAGTGTGTGCCTCTACAGGCGTCACGCTCTCCGCCCACACCTCTCTCGCCTCGTGGCCCATCTATACTTTTGGAACAGATGAACAAAAAGAGACCTATTTAAAGCCGCTTGCAGAAGGACAGAAGGTAGGGGCATATGCACTCACTGAGAGCGGGTCGGGTTCGGATGCCGGCGGAATGAGGACGACGGCAGTAAAGGCAGGCAGTGAATACGTCCTGAACGGTGCGAAAATCTTTATTACAAATGGGGGCATTGCGGATTATTATATTGTGTTTGCTGTGACAGACCAAGAAGCTGCATCTCGAAATACGACAGCCTTTATTGTAGAAAAAGAGACACCGGGCTTCTCGGTCGGTAAAAAGGAAAGCAAACTGGGCATTCGCTCATCGCCAACGACTGAAATTCGATTTGAAGATTGCCGGATTCATGAAAAGAACCGGCTCGGACAAGAAGGAGAAGGCTTTAAAATAGCAATGATGACCCTCGATGGCGGCAGAAACGGCATTGCTGCACAGGCTGTTGGGATTGCACAAGGCGCTCTTGATGCGGCAGTCCATTATGCGAAGGAGCGCAAGCAATTCGGCAAACCAATCATTCAACAGCAAGGAATCGCGTTTAAGCTAGCAGATATGGCAACCGCAATTGAAGCCTCCAGGCTACTCACTTATCAGGCAGCATGGCTCGAAACGAAAGGGCTCCCGTACGGAAAAGAATCAGCTATGTCCAAGCTCTTTGCTGGAGATACAGCCATGAAGGTAACAACAGAAGCCGTCCAAATCTTCGGCGGCTACGGGTATACAAAGGATTACCCAGTCGAACGATACATGCGTGATGCGAAAATCACCCAAATTTATGAAGGCACACAGGAAATCCAGCGCCTAGTCATCTCGCGCAAACTACTAGATATGTAG
- a CDS encoding response regulator produces MNEKILIVDDQYGIRILLNEVFHKEGYQTFQAANGLQALDIVKNHRPNLVLLDMKIPGMDGIEILKRMKLIDEDIRVIIMTAYGELDMIQESKELGALTHFAKPFDIDEIRDAVKEYLPLETNG; encoded by the coding sequence ATGAATGAGAAAATTTTAATTGTCGATGATCAATATGGTATTAGAATATTGTTGAATGAAGTGTTTCATAAAGAAGGTTATCAAACCTTCCAAGCAGCCAATGGGCTTCAGGCGTTAGATATTGTGAAAAATCATAGACCAAACCTTGTGTTGCTTGATATGAAGATTCCCGGAATGGATGGAATTGAAATTTTAAAACGCATGAAATTAATTGATGAAGACATCCGTGTCATCATTATGACAGCCTATGGCGAATTAGACATGATCCAAGAATCCAAAGAACTCGGTGCTTTGACGCACTTTGCGAAACCTTTTGATATTGATGAGATCAGAGATGCTGTCAAAGAATACTTGCCGCTCGAAACAAACGGTTAG
- a CDS encoding class II fructose-bisphosphate aldolase encodes MPLVSMTEMLKDAKEKGYAVGQFNLNNLEFTQAILLAAEEEKSPVILGVSEGAGRYMGGFKTVVAMVKALIEEYNVTVPVAIHLDHGSSFESCAKAIHAGFTSVMIDASHHPFDENVATTAKVVELAHFHGVSVEAELGTVGGQEDDVIAEGVIYADPKECQELVERTGIDCLAPALGSVHGPYKGEPNLGFTEMEEIGKMTGLPLVLHGGTGIPTADIKRSISLGTAKINVNTENQIASAKAVRETLAAKTEEYDPRKYLGPARDAIKATVIGKMREFGSSNQA; translated from the coding sequence ATGCCTTTAGTTTCAATGACAGAAATGTTGAAAGACGCAAAGGAAAAAGGTTACGCTGTTGGACAGTTTAACTTAAATAATTTAGAATTCACGCAAGCGATTTTACTAGCTGCTGAAGAAGAGAAATCTCCAGTTATCTTAGGAGTATCTGAAGGAGCAGGACGCTACATGGGCGGCTTCAAAACAGTTGTCGCAATGGTTAAAGCGTTAATCGAAGAATATAATGTAACAGTTCCTGTTGCGATTCATTTAGATCACGGTTCAAGCTTTGAATCTTGTGCAAAAGCAATCCATGCAGGATTTACTTCTGTCATGATCGATGCTTCTCACCATCCATTCGATGAGAACGTAGCAACAACTGCGAAAGTAGTTGAGCTTGCACATTTCCATGGTGTATCTGTAGAAGCTGAGCTTGGAACTGTTGGCGGACAAGAAGATGACGTCATCGCTGAGGGCGTTATTTATGCTGATCCAAAAGAGTGCCAAGAGCTTGTAGAACGTACTGGCATTGACTGCCTTGCACCTGCATTAGGTTCAGTTCATGGTCCATACAAAGGTGAACCAAACCTTGGCTTCACTGAAATGGAAGAAATTGGTAAAATGACAGGTCTTCCACTTGTTCTTCATGGCGGAACAGGTATCCCAACTGCTGACATCAAGCGCTCAATTTCACTTGGTACAGCAAAAATCAATGTAAACACTGAAAACCAAATTGCTTCTGCGAAAGCAGTACGCGAAACACTTGCTGCAAAAACAGAAGAGTATGATCCACGTAAATATCTTGGACCAGCTCGTGACGCAATTAAAGCGACTGTTATCGGCAAAATGCGTGAATTTGGTTCTTCTAACCAAGCATAA
- a CDS encoding DUF2529 domain-containing protein gives MLKIFTTQLSGIFSRIGEKQAEAIEDGARLLAQAVVSGHGVYFHGKNELAAVALEATESKEPFPGAKVLPLDQAERSLLHPSDRVLLFYSEPEDEEIQSLVKELHAQGTPVVGVGPAQKEPSMIEEHCDVHIDFQLKKPLVPADDGTRFGYPALMTCLYVYHALSFTLKEIVEEYE, from the coding sequence TTGTTAAAAATTTTCACGACTCAGTTATCAGGTATTTTTTCACGTATTGGAGAAAAGCAGGCTGAAGCGATCGAGGATGGTGCACGCCTTCTTGCACAGGCCGTTGTCAGTGGACATGGTGTTTATTTTCACGGAAAGAATGAACTGGCTGCTGTAGCCCTAGAGGCAACTGAAAGCAAGGAGCCATTTCCAGGTGCGAAAGTACTGCCGCTTGATCAAGCAGAGCGCAGCTTGCTTCATCCAAGCGATAGAGTGCTACTATTTTATTCAGAACCAGAAGACGAGGAGATTCAATCTCTTGTAAAAGAGCTGCACGCGCAAGGGACGCCTGTTGTTGGTGTCGGGCCCGCACAAAAGGAGCCGTCCATGATTGAAGAGCATTGTGATGTCCATATTGATTTTCAGCTTAAGAAGCCGCTTGTGCCTGCTGATGACGGGACAAGGTTCGGTTACCCTGCTTTAATGACATGTTTATACGTCTACCACGCTCTATCGTTTACTTTGAAAGAAATCGTTGAGGAATATGAATAA